The uncultured Sphaerochaeta sp. genome includes a window with the following:
- a CDS encoding tRNA 2-thiocytidine biosynthesis TtcA family protein translates to MEKLSYRTLLEGNIPPWVMRFIKHTGKAINTYSMIREHDTVLLSASGGKDSLALALALSIRRKWLPIKYDLKALMINWIEHPIPEEYRALLTTFFTDLGYDFKIVDEHQFPESFKGEFNCYLCSRNRRRILFTRCEEEGMNLVAMGHHLDDLVETSLMNLCLRGRFSTMQPVQPFFDGKINVIRPMIEIHESVTRRLAEAYDLPVVKPVCPYDQTNIRSRIKPIVKELSHLDKLSREHIYKAHHYEPRM, encoded by the coding sequence ATGGAAAAATTATCCTATAGAACGCTCTTGGAGGGGAATATTCCCCCCTGGGTCATGCGTTTTATCAAACATACCGGAAAAGCCATAAACACCTACTCAATGATTCGTGAGCATGATACCGTTCTGCTCTCGGCCAGCGGAGGCAAGGATAGCCTTGCCCTTGCCTTGGCTCTCTCCATCCGTAGAAAGTGGCTTCCCATCAAGTATGACCTCAAGGCATTGATGATCAACTGGATCGAACATCCGATCCCAGAAGAGTATCGCGCCTTGCTTACCACCTTTTTCACCGACCTTGGGTATGATTTCAAGATTGTTGATGAACATCAATTCCCAGAATCATTTAAAGGTGAGTTCAACTGCTATCTCTGTTCCAGAAACAGAAGAAGAATCCTTTTTACCCGATGTGAGGAAGAGGGCATGAATCTGGTCGCCATGGGACATCACCTGGATGATCTGGTGGAAACCAGCCTGATGAATCTCTGCCTCAGGGGTCGTTTTTCCACCATGCAACCGGTACAACCCTTCTTCGATGGAAAAATCAATGTTATTCGTCCCATGATCGAGATTCACGAGTCAGTCACCAGAAGACTGGCAGAAGCGTATGACCTTCCGGTGGTCAAGCCCGTCTGCCCCTATGACCAGACAAACATTCGTTCCCGAATCAAGCCGATCGTCAAGGAGTTGTCACACCTGGACAAACTGAGCAGGGAGCATATTTATAAAGCACACCACTACGAGCCAAGAATGTAA
- a CDS encoding HD domain-containing protein — protein sequence MQYRNTQLLASLYRQSETTIRDPLWKDIKLSRAFKSILLTPTVQKLGRIKQLGPTFHLYPGAVHTRLDHSLGVYHIGFSILQSLFGQNRELPITEEGALTFLCACLLHDIGHFPFAHSLKELPLTSHEAIARTMIREDAVLHKAIEMAGLDAERVGSIIDEHQETSDEEILLYRSILSGTLDPDKLDYLNRDAFFCGVPYGTQDVSYIVDRLVVAERRMALQEEALGSVEHLLFSKYLMYRNVYWHTTTRSATAMIKKAVLASLSDGSLQAEDLYGLDDEQFFSLPQQRQFTYSNLFSLVRDNQLYSVAFEKPYEEEGVLEIKNKNLFSRLSFEERIANKLGCDPSEVIVDIPEPISFEADLPIFHEDGSISRFGEIDHLFSHDIGRVFTKSLRKFRIFTPHTISSEVLGRALEF from the coding sequence ATGCAATACCGCAATACACAGTTGCTCGCGTCTCTTTACCGCCAAAGCGAAACAACAATTCGAGACCCTTTGTGGAAGGACATCAAGCTATCCAGGGCTTTCAAATCCATCCTCTTGACCCCAACTGTACAGAAACTTGGAAGGATCAAACAGCTTGGCCCAACTTTTCACCTCTATCCAGGGGCGGTGCATACACGCCTAGACCATAGCCTTGGCGTCTATCATATCGGATTTTCAATTCTCCAAAGCCTCTTCGGCCAGAACCGAGAGTTGCCGATTACTGAAGAGGGAGCGCTTACCTTTCTCTGTGCATGCCTGCTGCATGACATCGGGCATTTCCCATTCGCCCACTCCCTGAAAGAACTCCCACTCACCAGTCATGAGGCGATTGCCCGTACGATGATACGTGAGGATGCAGTTCTGCATAAAGCCATTGAAATGGCTGGGCTGGATGCAGAGCGTGTTGGATCAATCATTGATGAGCACCAAGAGACCTCAGATGAGGAGATTCTCCTCTATCGCAGCATTCTCTCTGGAACACTCGACCCTGATAAGCTCGACTACCTGAACCGTGATGCCTTCTTCTGTGGGGTACCCTATGGTACCCAGGATGTATCCTACATTGTTGACAGACTCGTTGTTGCCGAGAGAAGGATGGCCTTACAGGAGGAAGCCCTGGGATCGGTGGAGCACCTGTTGTTCAGCAAGTACCTGATGTACCGTAACGTATATTGGCATACCACGACCCGTAGTGCGACTGCTATGATCAAGAAAGCAGTTCTGGCATCCTTGTCAGATGGATCACTACAGGCAGAAGATCTCTATGGATTGGATGATGAACAGTTTTTCTCGCTTCCACAGCAGAGGCAGTTCACCTACAGCAATCTCTTCTCCTTGGTTCGAGACAACCAGCTGTATTCAGTAGCCTTCGAGAAACCCTATGAAGAAGAGGGTGTGTTGGAGATAAAGAACAAAAATCTCTTCTCACGTCTCTCCTTCGAGGAACGTATAGCGAACAAGCTTGGATGCGACCCAAGTGAAGTTATCGTTGACATTCCAGAGCCGATCAGCTTTGAGGCAGACCTGCCCATTTTCCATGAAGATGGTTCCATCAGCAGATTTGGTGAGATAGATCACCTTTTTTCCCATGATATTGGTAGGGTCTTTACAAAAAGCCTGAGAAAATTCAGAATCTTCACACCACACACTATCTCTTCGGAAGTACTTGGAAGAGCATTGGAGTTCTGA
- a CDS encoding four-carbon acid sugar kinase family protein — protein MHQYLIVADDFTGANDSGLQLRRKGLSTHVTIGKYTWSEKTIEALVLDTESRNMDEKEASVLVRSSLEGMDAESFPIVMKKIDSTLRGNLCAEVMEVAAFCAAELIIVSPAFPDQGRTVEGGRLFVHGKPLLETEHGKDPRKPVEEDSLLTLFSKGQSVYTVVHQEAGAALPALEGKTILVCDARTQDDLFHLVRLARKREEKVLYVGSAGLADALCNVQYPSRGVLGMVASLSEVTRNQVRYAKEHGIFTEVVEVESLLGEVDPYPIIKRVKEAISQSKPALVVVSSVLDESAFSRSLAEGSKRGLSSDAVAATIRDSFSLMGKALVEQCEISGLFLTGGDTAFGLLEVLGIHEVEIIREVQGGIPLLEVPTGGYASMRIVTKAGAFGNDQAIAYSLRVLQER, from the coding sequence ATGCATCAATACCTGATTGTCGCTGATGATTTCACTGGGGCAAATGACAGTGGACTGCAACTAAGACGGAAGGGACTCTCTACCCATGTAACGATTGGGAAATACACCTGGAGTGAAAAAACCATCGAGGCACTTGTGTTGGATACAGAATCCCGGAACATGGATGAAAAGGAAGCCTCGGTTCTGGTTCGTTCATCCCTTGAAGGGATGGATGCTGAATCATTTCCCATTGTCATGAAAAAGATCGATTCAACGCTTCGGGGAAATCTCTGTGCTGAGGTTATGGAGGTTGCAGCATTCTGTGCTGCAGAGCTTATCATCGTATCTCCTGCATTTCCTGATCAGGGAAGGACGGTGGAGGGTGGAAGATTATTCGTCCATGGAAAGCCACTGCTGGAGACAGAGCATGGAAAAGATCCCCGAAAGCCGGTAGAAGAAGACAGTCTACTCACGCTCTTCTCCAAAGGGCAGAGTGTGTATACCGTAGTTCACCAAGAGGCGGGTGCTGCGTTACCTGCTCTGGAGGGGAAGACGATTCTTGTATGTGATGCCCGCACACAGGACGACCTTTTCCATCTTGTAAGGCTGGCAAGAAAAAGAGAAGAGAAAGTGCTGTATGTGGGAAGTGCTGGTTTGGCTGATGCGCTCTGTAATGTGCAATATCCTTCCCGTGGAGTACTGGGCATGGTTGCAAGTCTCAGCGAGGTAACCCGCAATCAAGTAAGGTATGCCAAGGAACATGGAATCTTTACCGAAGTTGTTGAGGTTGAGTCTCTCCTTGGTGAGGTAGACCCTTATCCGATTATCAAGCGGGTCAAGGAAGCCATCTCCCAAAGCAAGCCTGCCCTTGTCGTGGTCTCCTCAGTCCTTGATGAGTCTGCATTCAGTCGCTCCTTGGCGGAAGGATCAAAACGTGGGCTCTCCTCTGATGCGGTTGCGGCAACAATCAGGGACTCCTTCAGCCTTATGGGAAAGGCCTTGGTAGAGCAGTGTGAGATTTCGGGTCTGTTCCTTACTGGTGGGGATACTGCTTTCGGTCTATTGGAGGTTCTGGGAATCCATGAAGTGGAAATAATCAGGGAAGTACAGGGAGGTATCCCCCTCCTTGAAGTACCCACTGGAGGGTATGCATCAATGAGAATTGTCACGAAGGCGGGTGCTTTCGGAAATGATCAAGCAATAGCGTATAGTTTGAGGGTCTTGCAAGAACGGTAG
- the pdxA gene encoding 4-hydroxythreonine-4-phosphate dehydrogenase PdxA has translation MKEKKFGITLGDPCGIGPEITLKALHARKEYQRSALLFGTRSLLEYYNSLLGYDMRFNSIKKMDDWDDSAINVYDPHPVDISQIEVGVVTSLGGTIAFESVRSAIEFALRKDISSVVTAPLNKEALHLAGFPYAGHTEIFGAFTKGERYAMLLYSEKLKVIHVSTHVSLRNACDLCKKKRVLEVIHLAHETLTKIGYDNPKIAVAGLNPHAGENGIFGDEEIKEIIPAIQEAKAEGLDVSGPIPPDTVFLKALQGSWDIVVAMYHDQGHIPLKMLSFENGVNITVGLDVIRTSVDHGTAFDIAGKLIASEKSLLEAIEIGERL, from the coding sequence ATGAAAGAAAAAAAGTTTGGAATTACACTTGGAGATCCCTGTGGCATTGGTCCTGAGATCACCCTCAAGGCATTGCATGCAAGGAAGGAGTACCAGAGGAGTGCTCTCCTGTTTGGGACCCGTTCTCTGTTGGAGTACTACAACTCTCTGCTTGGGTATGATATGAGGTTCAACTCAATCAAGAAGATGGATGACTGGGATGACTCGGCAATCAATGTATATGATCCACATCCGGTAGACATCTCCCAGATTGAGGTTGGGGTAGTAACCTCGCTGGGAGGTACCATCGCCTTTGAAAGTGTACGATCTGCAATCGAATTTGCCTTACGTAAGGATATCTCCTCAGTGGTTACCGCTCCGCTCAACAAGGAAGCGCTCCACCTCGCTGGTTTTCCCTATGCCGGTCATACCGAGATCTTTGGTGCGTTCACCAAAGGGGAGCGGTATGCAATGCTGCTGTACAGCGAGAAACTGAAGGTAATCCACGTCTCAACCCATGTTTCTTTGCGGAATGCCTGTGACCTGTGCAAGAAAAAAAGGGTACTTGAAGTCATTCACCTGGCCCATGAGACACTTACAAAGATTGGTTATGACAATCCAAAAATTGCAGTCGCTGGATTGAATCCCCATGCAGGGGAGAATGGCATTTTTGGTGATGAGGAGATCAAGGAAATCATTCCAGCCATCCAAGAAGCAAAAGCTGAAGGTCTGGATGTCAGTGGTCCAATACCTCCTGATACGGTTTTCCTGAAAGCATTACAGGGTTCCTGGGATATCGTGGTTGCCATGTACCATGATCAGGGGCATATCCCCCTGAAGATGCTCAGCTTCGAGAACGGGGTAAACATTACCGTTGGTTTGGACGTCATCAGAACATCTGTTGACCACGGTACAGCGTTCGATATCGCCGGAAAGCTGATTGCAAGTGAGAAAAGCCTGCTCGAGGCAATAGAGATCGGGGAAAGGCTCTAG
- the larA gene encoding nickel-dependent lactate racemase produces MLVHNPIDSQGKKLELPEHTTVYAMKAPKALSDPKKAVSEALANPIASDSFQSIAKAKLDANPQAKAVIVISDNTRPVPYKGEGNILVPLLEVLLETGYKKENLTVLIATGTHRPMTDDEIERIIDPWVFEHGIAIINHDCKEDDNLTYLGKTDRGSEVKINSLYVQADLKILTGLVESHFMAGVSGGRKSVCPGLISEHGTFLFHGADLMGHKNSCDLLLDGNPVHEESLAFAKMAGVDFIINVTLDHAFNITGVFAGDLEAAHQEAFEMVKGYAKIPIKEEADIVITHGGFVGINHYQSAKAAFAAIGAIKKNGYLISISNFTDKKDVVGSVMYKTVLSILALTSAEELVTLLHSKDWPFMPDQWQVQKWASVFEKIPLDHYYYYAPQIVGENNSGLPGIDASSLAQSTDYSEVIKKVIEQIEKREQRKDLKVLYLSDGPYAIPYVE; encoded by the coding sequence ATGCTGGTACATAACCCAATAGACAGCCAAGGAAAGAAACTAGAACTTCCTGAACATACCACAGTGTATGCAATGAAGGCACCAAAGGCACTCAGTGACCCAAAAAAGGCGGTATCTGAGGCACTGGCCAATCCCATTGCATCTGACAGCTTCCAGAGCATTGCCAAAGCCAAGCTTGATGCCAACCCACAGGCAAAGGCGGTAATTGTCATCTCTGACAATACCCGTCCCGTCCCCTACAAAGGAGAGGGAAATATCTTGGTACCCTTGCTCGAGGTACTTCTTGAAACCGGCTATAAGAAAGAGAATCTTACGGTACTTATTGCTACAGGAACCCACCGCCCGATGACCGATGACGAGATAGAACGCATCATCGATCCTTGGGTATTTGAGCATGGGATTGCCATCATCAACCACGATTGCAAGGAGGATGACAACCTCACCTACCTCGGAAAGACTGATCGTGGCAGTGAAGTAAAGATCAACAGCCTCTATGTACAAGCTGACCTGAAGATCCTCACTGGATTGGTGGAGAGCCACTTCATGGCAGGTGTCAGTGGGGGTAGAAAGTCTGTATGTCCTGGTCTGATCAGTGAACATGGCACCTTCCTCTTCCACGGTGCGGACCTGATGGGCCATAAGAACAGCTGCGACTTGCTCCTCGATGGCAATCCAGTGCATGAGGAGTCCCTCGCTTTTGCTAAGATGGCTGGGGTTGATTTCATCATCAATGTCACCCTGGACCATGCCTTCAATATCACCGGGGTGTTTGCCGGCGACCTGGAGGCAGCCCATCAGGAAGCCTTTGAGATGGTCAAGGGATATGCAAAGATACCCATCAAGGAAGAGGCCGATATCGTCATAACCCATGGCGGGTTTGTCGGGATCAACCACTACCAGAGTGCGAAGGCAGCCTTTGCTGCAATCGGCGCAATAAAGAAGAATGGATACCTGATCAGCATCTCCAACTTCACGGACAAGAAAGATGTCGTTGGCTCGGTGATGTACAAGACCGTACTCAGTATCCTGGCGCTTACCAGCGCAGAGGAACTGGTGACCCTCCTTCACAGCAAGGATTGGCCGTTCATGCCAGACCAGTGGCAGGTACAGAAGTGGGCTTCGGTATTCGAGAAGATTCCCTTGGACCACTACTATTACTATGCTCCTCAGATTGTAGGAGAGAACAACAGCGGCCTTCCAGGAATCGATGCTTCCTCACTTGCTCAGAGCACTGACTACAGCGAAGTGATCAAGAAAGTCATTGAGCAGATTGAGAAGAGAGAGCAAAGAAAGGACCTCAAGGTTCTCTATCTAAGCGATGGGCCTTATGCCATCCCCTATGTGGAGTAA
- a CDS encoding 2-keto-3-deoxygluconate permease — MKMGKVPILETINKIPGGLMVVPLVLGVLTNTFFPAALEIGSFTTAFFKSGALTLIALLFFCSGAQIQFRTAGMSLYKGVVLNFSKVLFGVSFGVIFAKLAGPEAAFLGVTPLAMISAMSNSNGGLYTALASKYGDESDVGAIAVISSNDGPFFEMAFMGVAGVANIPLMSLVAVIVPIIVGMILGNLDERIREFLKPGMFIAIFTFAFPLGAGLSLQTIIEAGLPGIVLGLMTLIITGVPSYFIFKWLVPKKSRRTAAVGAAVGTSAGNSIATPAAIALVDPAWAPFADKATVQVAASIIVTALLVPFLVDFFYRWDLKRGLVNEHPTTSTEPAVDAKGQQL, encoded by the coding sequence ATGAAGATGGGAAAAGTTCCAATTCTCGAGACGATCAACAAGATTCCTGGTGGATTGATGGTAGTACCTTTGGTGCTCGGTGTATTGACCAATACATTCTTTCCTGCAGCATTGGAGATCGGTAGTTTTACCACGGCTTTCTTCAAGTCAGGTGCACTTACCTTGATTGCATTGCTCTTTTTCTGCAGTGGAGCACAGATTCAGTTCAGAACTGCTGGTATGTCACTCTATAAAGGAGTGGTCCTCAATTTCAGCAAGGTGCTCTTCGGTGTAAGTTTCGGCGTTATCTTCGCAAAACTTGCTGGTCCTGAAGCTGCATTCCTCGGTGTCACACCGCTCGCCATGATCAGTGCCATGTCCAACAGTAATGGTGGACTCTACACAGCACTTGCTTCAAAGTATGGTGATGAGTCCGATGTTGGTGCAATCGCCGTTATCTCCTCCAATGATGGACCTTTCTTTGAAATGGCTTTCATGGGTGTTGCCGGAGTTGCAAACATTCCTCTCATGAGTCTTGTAGCCGTTATCGTTCCCATCATCGTGGGTATGATCCTTGGAAACCTTGATGAGAGAATCAGGGAGTTCCTCAAGCCCGGTATGTTTATTGCTATCTTCACCTTCGCATTCCCTCTCGGTGCAGGACTGAGTCTTCAGACGATCATCGAAGCCGGTCTTCCTGGTATCGTCCTTGGTTTGATGACCCTCATCATCACCGGTGTTCCTTCCTACTTCATCTTCAAGTGGTTGGTTCCCAAGAAGTCAAGGAGAACTGCTGCCGTCGGTGCTGCTGTCGGTACCTCTGCCGGTAACTCAATTGCCACCCCGGCTGCCATTGCATTGGTAGACCCAGCTTGGGCTCCATTTGCAGACAAGGCAACCGTACAGGTAGCTGCATCTATCATTGTTACCGCCTTGCTGGTTCCCTTCCTGGTTGATTTCTTCTACAGATGGGATTTGAAGCGTGGACTTGTCAACGAGCATCCTACAACCAGCACTGAACCTGCGGTTGACGCAAAGGGCCAACAGTTATAA
- a CDS encoding alpha/beta hydrolase family protein → MALLDISLFSDTLQLDVSLTVIYPQRCDRSPDIPGGPYKVLYLLHGIKQNEQSYVRNSAIERYVRNLPLVVVMPSVGRSFYTDQERGYPYFTFLSEELPRFLSSVFTISTKREDTFIAGLSMGGYGAFKAALTRPDLYSRAASMSGALDLVSLANTLGDSVKIFPYEWENTFGSYEVKGSEHDLMALSRKELSPKPSFYVTCGDEDALLQDNLRFVETLQETHDVIYDQHPGGHTWKFWDKALKRVLRWLPL, encoded by the coding sequence ATGGCATTACTCGATATCTCCCTTTTCTCGGATACCCTCCAGCTGGATGTTTCTCTCACTGTCATCTATCCACAGCGATGTGACCGCTCACCTGATATACCTGGTGGTCCGTATAAGGTGCTCTACCTGCTGCATGGGATAAAGCAGAATGAACAGAGCTATGTGCGAAATTCGGCAATTGAACGGTATGTGAGGAATCTTCCCCTGGTGGTTGTGATGCCATCGGTTGGAAGGAGTTTCTACACCGACCAGGAAAGAGGATACCCCTATTTCACCTTCCTGAGTGAAGAACTTCCTCGGTTCCTCTCCTCTGTTTTCACCATCAGCACCAAACGCGAGGATACCTTTATCGCGGGACTGTCGATGGGAGGGTATGGGGCATTCAAGGCCGCGCTCACACGTCCGGACCTATACAGCAGGGCTGCAAGCATGAGCGGAGCCTTGGACCTTGTATCACTAGCCAATACACTCGGGGACTCAGTGAAGATTTTCCCGTATGAGTGGGAGAACACCTTTGGTTCCTATGAAGTAAAAGGCAGTGAACATGACCTTATGGCGTTGTCTAGGAAGGAACTTTCTCCCAAGCCGTCATTCTATGTGACCTGTGGTGATGAGGATGCCCTGCTGCAGGATAACCTACGATTTGTGGAGACATTGCAAGAGACCCATGATGTAATCTATGACCAGCACCCGGGAGGGCATACCTGGAAGTTCTGGGACAAGGCCCTGAAACGTGTACTGAGGTGGCTGCCTCTCTGA
- a CDS encoding cation transporter produces MSNKKQELLLLRVTTIVCLGFGILGLVVSIVANSNSMLLDGLYSLIQSLFIIGSGRVVTLLFKEDDDRFPFGYGAFEPFFLVLRSLVLLTMVVTIGTMAGIAMTRGGYAITFSIAFPVSVFSLVVCFVVWLALANKAKKLSSPTLRSESKAWLLDTLLSLASVLAIGMVGLIKQTRFAFLSNYIDPALTVLFLAFLSPVLIKDLVIYSRELLGAAPTISVQATLEKIANRFVKKYAFRKAEVYALKRGRSLMVVIYVYLTEERPVKQLDAIRLEMIKAMYTYSNFCDTDIVFTLDDRWVDYQTPFAIAGQKA; encoded by the coding sequence ATGAGCAATAAAAAACAAGAACTACTGTTACTACGGGTGACAACCATCGTTTGCCTAGGATTCGGCATACTCGGTTTGGTGGTCTCCATTGTCGCCAACTCAAACTCAATGCTTCTCGATGGACTCTACTCCCTGATCCAAAGCCTGTTCATCATCGGCTCAGGAAGGGTGGTAACCCTTCTCTTCAAGGAGGATGATGACCGATTCCCCTTCGGCTACGGAGCTTTTGAACCCTTTTTCCTGGTCTTGAGGAGTCTGGTCCTGCTTACCATGGTCGTAACCATTGGAACCATGGCAGGTATTGCCATGACCCGTGGTGGGTATGCCATTACCTTCTCTATTGCATTCCCTGTTTCGGTGTTCTCCCTGGTCGTCTGTTTTGTTGTTTGGCTTGCCCTTGCAAACAAGGCCAAAAAACTGAGCAGCCCGACCCTCCGCTCGGAAAGCAAGGCATGGTTGCTGGACACCCTCCTCTCCCTTGCCTCTGTGCTTGCTATTGGAATGGTTGGCCTGATCAAGCAGACAAGATTTGCATTCCTGAGCAACTACATCGACCCTGCTCTCACTGTTCTATTCCTGGCTTTCCTCAGTCCAGTGCTTATCAAGGACCTGGTAATCTACAGCCGAGAACTCTTGGGGGCAGCGCCTACCATCTCGGTACAGGCAACACTGGAGAAAATCGCCAACCGCTTTGTGAAAAAATATGCCTTCCGAAAGGCAGAAGTCTATGCATTGAAGCGTGGACGTTCCCTGATGGTTGTCATCTATGTCTACCTCACTGAGGAACGACCAGTGAAACAGCTTGATGCAATCCGCCTGGAGATGATCAAGGCGATGTACACCTATTCAAACTTCTGTGACACCGATATCGTATTTACACTCGATGACAGGTGGGTGGACTACCAGACACCATTTGCCATTGCAGGACAGAAAGCCTGA
- a CDS encoding efflux RND transporter periplasmic adaptor subunit gives MRKAQRTLVFSLISLTIVASLLSCSKADQEQEVNEPLEAVSAATDYTQVVSSSVAIEERALRDRVIGSGTVQGQREVSIKSRLSGEIKEISVGLGSTLKAGDTLLTIDDTIAKLTLSQLESQYENAVKQQAVNEKLFASGAISLSQLNQGKSSLDGLSAQLEQAKNNVANSRITTPISGSVAEMTKLVEGDLLQAGSQIARIVDLEHLRVTLAIGQAQLFLIKEGAPAEITIRTPTETIVAEGRVSAISASSDSRTGSWVVYVDFDNPRPDMLKAGITADVTIFNTDAPLYTVVPNGAMVNRGGKQYIFVVDGSSASLQEVTVVDQFGDLTAIESKDAFVSLIGERVLVSSLSRLIDGSAISTSLE, from the coding sequence ATGCGCAAGGCACAGAGAACACTGGTATTTTCCCTGATCTCTCTTACTATTGTAGCGAGCTTGCTCTCTTGCAGCAAAGCAGATCAAGAACAAGAAGTGAATGAACCATTGGAGGCAGTGAGTGCTGCAACCGACTATACCCAGGTTGTCTCTTCCTCTGTTGCAATCGAAGAGCGTGCACTGCGGGATCGTGTCATCGGCAGTGGTACGGTACAGGGCCAGAGGGAAGTGAGTATCAAATCTCGGCTGAGTGGAGAGATTAAAGAGATATCAGTTGGCTTGGGAAGTACCCTGAAAGCGGGAGATACCCTGCTTACCATTGATGACACCATTGCCAAACTTACCCTCAGCCAGTTGGAATCGCAATACGAGAATGCAGTGAAGCAACAGGCAGTGAATGAGAAGCTGTTTGCCAGTGGGGCAATCTCGCTCTCCCAGCTCAACCAAGGTAAATCCAGTTTGGATGGGCTTTCAGCCCAACTTGAACAGGCAAAGAACAATGTAGCCAACTCCAGGATAACGACACCGATATCCGGAAGTGTTGCTGAGATGACCAAACTGGTGGAAGGGGACCTTTTGCAAGCTGGTTCCCAGATTGCCCGTATCGTGGATCTTGAGCACCTGAGGGTTACGCTCGCTATTGGTCAAGCACAGCTCTTTCTTATCAAGGAAGGAGCCCCGGCGGAGATTACCATACGTACCCCAACTGAAACCATTGTTGCTGAGGGCAGAGTAAGTGCCATCAGTGCCTCATCTGATAGCAGAACCGGTAGCTGGGTGGTCTATGTGGATTTTGACAATCCAAGACCAGATATGTTGAAAGCAGGAATTACTGCTGATGTAACCATCTTCAACACTGATGCACCCTTATATACCGTGGTACCCAACGGTGCAATGGTGAATAGGGGTGGGAAGCAGTACATCTTCGTGGTTGATGGTTCCTCTGCCAGTCTGCAGGAGGTGACCGTCGTTGACCAGTTTGGTGACCTTACCGCCATTGAAAGCAAGGATGCCTTTGTTTCCCTGATAGGGGAGCGTGTGCTTGTCAGCAGTCTCTCCCGTTTGATCGACGGTAGTGCCATCAGCACTTCGTTGGAGTAG